tataactaattggattctaTTACAATATATTCGCGAGTATATTAgaataggattccttaggagatatgaGGAACTATCTTAATTACTTATTCTAGACCGTCTGTTCTTACTTATAAATGGACATGACCTATAAGAACTAAACAAGAGGAATATAGAttatagttgatggattaaagtcTCTCTTTCAACGCTTCTCCTTAACCATCAATCTAAATGATTATGTgaaatgacatcaaaaggtacacatcataaaattagatctaattatttaattttaatcttgacataaaaaaatatttctatatttaatataacatattataaattttatacttaCATAAAGTTACGGTTAGGTTGACGATGAATTAAAGGTTGTGATGAGGTTAATATGTACAAGTATCTCTACTTCATGTTTTGAAGGTTATGTATGTGACGTACAAtctcaagcttttttttttttttttttttcgttcgtTCATTAGATGCTTGGAAATATTACAAATATTATACGACCAATCTTGGTTTTTCTATGATTGGCTGCAGTAATGGTATGTTGATTAGATGGTCGTATGATGATTTCAAGTAGGGATGGATCCAAGGAATGGTTTGGTCTCTCACATATAGATGATAAATGCTGGAACAAGCAAACGATTGAATGAAATCAtacaattatttatttttcatatattttataactattcatatattttatatgttcaatataaaatacaattatattataatttatttttgaaaaattattaaTGAATGCGTAATTCGATCAGTCATTAGATCCAGTGACTCCAGATTTCACATGTATATTATACTAGATTTaatattgttttttcttttatcaatAACTATATAAACTTCTCCAGTAATCATTAACAAAAACAAGCACGCTTACGTACAAAAAAACTGACGGAGTCACCCACATCTCGAAGGTAGCTCAGTGCATGTCATCCGTCCATTTGGGTGTTAGCCAGGATGATCTCTCGGGAACAAAAGCATAGGGGAATCAACTTGGGATCCATCCATTTGCGTTGTAAATCTATATCTTTATTGGTGATTAGGTAATAAGAATTGCATAATCAAGTTAAATTTAAATAAGTACgaaatcattaattttgaaggGAATAAAAACAAGTGCAATTTTGTAGAAAACGAAagagataaaaagaaaagaaaaattgcagCCATTTCTTTCGCTCCTGTGGGGACAAATCCCCACAAAATTCATCACAGAAATGGTGGGAAATCCTCATCATCTTCACCACTTGTGTGTCAAACGAATCAATTTGTTGCGTGCCTTTGGGTTCCCAACAAAGACTTCCACACGTGTGAAAGCGAAGCGTGCGTTCCGCTACAAACATCGTTGAGTCTCCCTCTTTCGGAAGGACGCTACATGTAAAGCGATGGGTTACCGTGTTATCTTGGGTGAGGAATCGTTTGCGGTGGGTCGGAGTCTTCATCCACGTTGTCTTCCGTGATGACGTTTGACATGTGGTGGCGTCATTCCGACCCCTGGAATATGGTATTCATCGCCTCCATACATTTTATCTTGGCTAAGAAGATGATGCGTTCCGATGTGCGGACATCAGAATCAAACCGTGTGGAATGAGGGAGGCATGAATTAGTTTCCACACTATCGCATTCGGGCCGAATGAGACGTTCTACGCAATCCAACAAGTCCGATTAAATGGCCGTATCTTTCAAGTTTAAAATCCAGTACCAATCTCTTTCGTTGTTGGGACCCAGGCGAGGTAGAAACCAAGTTTGAGTAAGCTACACGGTGCACGCACTGCAGGTCCAGCAGGAGTCGAATCCCACTGAAGTCAAGTCTTTTTATCTGCCTATCGCTACCAGCGCATCAATCTTCACGTTTCACAGGAGTCTATGATGGGTTGGGGATGGGAGGGCCATCACGCCCGCACACCACCCACTCTATATATACATGTCCTCCACCGCCTACCATCTCTCAGTACACTATGCACTCACCAAATAGCATCATGGCCTCTTGCACCAGAACCACACACCCTGTGCCTCGGCACTACTCTTTCGGGCTTTGGATTACGAGCATTCTTTTGTTCACGGCGGCAACAACGCCGACGACGAAGGGGTGCGTAGAGGGCGAGAGGGACGCCCTCCTCGACTTCAAAACCGGCATCGTCAAGGATCCTTCCAGCCGTTTGTCATCATGGCGAGGCCGAGTAGACTGCTGCAGATGGAGCGGGGTGGTCTGTGACGACACAACCGGCCATGTCGTGGAGCTTAACCTCAATCCAGACTATCTAAACAATGAGACGTCTATCGGAGGTGAGATCAGACCATCCTTGCTCCTGCTAACTCATTTGGAGCGTCTCAACCTCAGCCACAATGACTTGTCGACCGATGGCCTGCACTGGCTCTCGCGTCTCACTTCCTTGAGATACCTCGACATGAGCTTTGTGAACCTTTCCATGGCCTCCCACGATTGGCTTCAAGCAGTGAACATGTTGTCCTCACTAGAGGAGCTACATTTACATGACTGTGGCCTCACCGACATcccctcttctctttcccatgtcaaCCTCACAGCACTGGCCACTCTGGACATCAGTGACAACCTCTTCAACTCCACCATCCCCAAATGGCTATGGAAACTCCACAGACTCTCTTATCTTGATCTCAGTTTTTCTATGTTTCATGGTGCCATACCCGCTGGGATTGGAAATTTGGCCGATCTAAGAGAACTTCATCTTAGTGATAATTCACTTTCAGGTCCCGTACCCACTGAGATTGGAAATTTGAATAGTCTAGAACTTATCAATCTCACGAATAATTTACTCTCTGGATCGTTACCTACTGAGATCGGCAAGCTTTCCAACCTCAATAttctttctctctctagtaaTTCCCTAGAGGGCACCGTGTCTGAACTCCATTTCGCTCGCTTAACCAAACTAAGTGAGCTCGATCTATCTGAAAACTCCCTAGTCATCTCAGTAGACTATAATTGGGTTCCTCCTTTTCAACTCCGATCCATTCAACTGAAGTCTTGTAAGTTGGGGCCTGCATTTCCAAGATGGCTCCGTTCACAAAACTCCATTGAGGATTTGGGTATGTCGAACACAAGCATCGAGGACGTCTTGCCTGATTGGTTTTGGAATAATTCTGCTTCATCTATAAATCTCTCCCAAAATCAGATTAATGGTACTTTGCCAACTTCCTTGGAGGATATGACAAACCTGGCCATTCTGAAACTAAGTATGAATTTGCTTGAAGGCCCTATTCCTCGTTTGCCACCTTACTTGcgttatttgtatatgtataataATTGCTTTTCGGGATCGTTGTCATCAATCTCTCTCCCACTAGAATTGGAACTGTTGGATCTCTCACATAACCATATCAGTGGGAACATACCATCATTTATCTGCAACTTGACACAACTTCGTATCCTCGATCTATCGAGCAACCAAATATCAGGTGAAATCCCTTGGTGTTGGCAAGAGACAAACTTCCTTTTCTACATTAATCTAGCAGATAATAAGCTCTCGGGAGAAATTCCTAGCTCTATTGAAAAGTTGACTCAGCTTCGGTCTTTGCACTTAAACAATAATAGTCTACATGGGCATCTTCCGTTGTCATTGAAACATTGCAGTGGACTAGTTTTTCTTGATCTTGGCGATAATAAATTCTCAGGTAGCATACCTACGTGGATTGCACAAAACTTTCAAAAACTAGAGGTACTCCGGCTATGCTCAAATATGTTTTTTGGTAATATTCCTATAGAGCTTGGACAACTTCATCATCTACATATTATCGACCTTGCTAATAATAATTTATCAGGTCCAATTCCACGCTCCTTTGGTAATTTAAATGCAACAAAAACTTATAGGCAACGAAAATTGACTAGTCTAGACCAACATATAGTTTATAGACCATTGGCAGCCGATCGCCCTGCTTTGTCGCGTTATTCTTTGTCGCGTTATGCTTTGTCGTATTTTGATGGCACTTATGATGATAGCATCACTTTAACTATAAAGGGAAAAAGTATCATCTTTTCGATCATTGTTTACCTTGTCAATATTATAGACTTTTCAAATAATAATTTGACCGGAGAAATCCCATTAGAAATTGGGTCTCTTTCGGCACTCCAAACTTTAAATCTATCAAGAAATAATCTTATCGGTCAAATACCAGCGACAATTGGTGGCATGAAATTATTGGAAACTCTGGACCTGTCATTTAATAAGTTATCCGGAGGTATTCCTCAAAGCTTGTCAGACCTGTATTCTCTGAATCACTTGAATTTGTCTTACAACAATCTATCAGGAGTTATTCCTTCGGGAAATCAACTACAAACACTCAATGACTCATCCATTTATATTGGCAATGTATATCTATGTGGAGCTCCCCTCAACAAGAGTTGCTACGATCTTAAAAGTACCAATGTGATAAAAGAAGACAACAAAGACGGATCCTTTATGCCATCATATTATCTGAGTATCATACTCGGATATTTGGTTGGATTATGGAGCGTGTTTATCATCATGTTGTTCAAGAAAAATTGGAGGGTTTTCTATTTTCAGATGTTTGATAAAATGTATGATAAAGCTTATGTTGTCATCAAAATAAGAATTAATAGATTAACAAGTGATTGAGAGTGAGGACGCCATAAAAAGTCAATGTAATAGGAGTATCTTGTGTGTTGTATCCATAATAAGTTTGAATCTTGCAAGATGACATCGTGTTAGAGATCATGTAATGGTTACTtttcaaactctctctctctcttttctttttggtttcatcTTTGTAAATATTGTGTGTATTATGACGATGGAAACATAATTGTTGAATGTAATAATATTATTGTGAAGAATGCATTGAATTAttataaaacaatatttttataatattatgttatatattttgtatttttaatatattacagtatattatattatttttaaactaaTATTAAATCTCGATCCACCGATTCAATCATTAATCCGATGACCTGAGACTTGGCCAACACCTATGCTGAAGATAACGCCATAAGAATCCCACGGTATTATGCGCTTAATGTAAACAGTCATGCTTTCACGTCATGTGCTTATGGAAAAGGAAGACTGACCGAGTCAACGTTGGGGCATTTCCGTAGCAGTCTCACACGTCTCGTCCATCAAAAAGTAGGAGATGAAGAAAGGATGGAGAAGTCACTTCGAGTCCGTTCGCAGCAGCCGTGGAAGCTTCTTCGAAGGCACGCGGTGGGGGACTCGAACCGCTTGGCGACCGGAGTCAACTTTGACAAGGATCGGTGAGTCTATATGGCATTCCACGATTGGGAGGACCATTGTGGACTCTCGTCCTCCCCTGCAGGATTCCTTGCACACGCTATGCCCGTTCTTTAGAGTTAGGAAGAGACTCGACTGCTGAAGCCATTTTAGCCTTCGGAGCTTTTTTGACCTCAACTCCGTGTGCGTCCTTCTTGGCAGCTGCGCTTCCATGATCATTAGATTAGGAGTCCCAAGTTGGACGAAAGGACGAAAAAGATTAGCACTCACGTTATAATATGTATCCTTTGTCACTACTTCGATCACATGGGATGCCGGGTGGAGACGAAGGGACCTATCATTTCACAAGAGGATCCATTGGCAATCGCGGAGAGCAATGGTTCAACCTACCACATTCtatatattatattcatatatacatgttCTCCACTGTGCCGCCTGCAACCAACTGGTCATTCGTTCACCGAAGAGCATGGGCGACACGAGAAGCCCATCCCATTCGTCGCTGAGCTGCTCTTGCCTAATGAGCGTTCTGTTC
This is a stretch of genomic DNA from Musa acuminata AAA Group cultivar baxijiao unplaced genomic scaffold, Cavendish_Baxijiao_AAA HiC_scaffold_402, whole genome shotgun sequence. It encodes these proteins:
- the LOC135658357 gene encoding receptor-like protein 37; translated protein: MASCTRTTHPVPRHYSFGLWITSILLFTAATTPTTKGCVEGERDALLDFKTGIVKDPSSRLSSWRGRVDCCRWSGVVCDDTTGHVVELNLNPDYLNNETSIGGEIRPSLLLLTHLERLNLSHNDLSTDGLHWLSRLTSLRYLDMSFVNLSMASHDWLQAVNMLSSLEELHLHDCGLTDIPSSLSHVNLTALATLDISDNLFNSTIPKWLWKLHRLSYLDLSFSMFHGAIPAGIGNLADLRELHLSDNSLSGPVPTEIGNLNSLELINLTNNLLSGSLPTEIGKLSNLNILSLSSNSLEGTVSELHFARLTKLSELDLSENSLVISVDYNWVPPFQLRSIQLKSCKLGPAFPRWLRSQNSIEDLGMSNTSIEDVLPDWFWNNSASSINLSQNQINGRLTESTLGHFRSSLTRLVHQKVGDEERMEKSLRVRSQQPWKLLRRHAVGDSNRLATGVNFDKDR